A genomic region of Elaeis guineensis isolate ETL-2024a chromosome 9, EG11, whole genome shotgun sequence contains the following coding sequences:
- the LOC105051793 gene encoding RNA polymerase II transcriptional coactivator KIWI, translating to MWRKGKKRNDEESAGGSFDGAPPSKKLAMAESDEDGIVVCEISKNRRVSVRSWQGKVVVDIREFYVKDGKQLPGKKGISLPLDQWQVLRDHIEEIDEAVKENT from the exons ATGtggaggaaggggaagaagaggaacgACGAGGAGTCCGCTGGCGGGAGCTTCGACGGAGCGCCACCGTCGAAGAAGCTCGCCATGGCGGAATCCGATGAGGATGGCATCGTTGTCTGTGAG ATATCGAAGAACAGGAGGGTTTCGGTGCGGAGCTGGCAGGGGAAGGTCGTGGTGGACATCAGAGAGTTCTACGTCAAGGACGGGAAGCAACTCCCTGGAAAGAAAG GCATATCGCTTCCCTTGGATCAG TGGCAAGTACTGCGGGACCATATTGAGGAAATTGATGAGGCAGTAAAGGAAAATACGTAG